One genomic window of Elaeis guineensis isolate ETL-2024a chromosome 2, EG11, whole genome shotgun sequence includes the following:
- the LOC105057279 gene encoding LOW QUALITY PROTEIN: vicilin Cor a 11.0101 (The sequence of the model RefSeq protein was modified relative to this genomic sequence to represent the inferred CDS: inserted 1 base in 1 codon): MTIKPRAFVPFLLLLSILFVSATLTFSATTEDPKQRLERCKQECRESRQGERQERRCVSQCEERYERERREQEERKGQGEERGRREEPEKRLEECRRECREQAERRERRECEKRCEEEYKEHRGRSKDKEEGEEXKGEKRRESDPYFFDEESFLHRVRTEHGHVRVLRNFLEKSKLLLGVANYRVAILETNPNTFVLPSHWDAEALLFVARGHGHITLQCQDNKATHELRRGDIMRVRAGTIVSFANSGVGNEKLVIVILLHPVATPGMFEAFVGAGGQNPESFYRSFSKRVLSAAFNTREDKLERLFQKQNKGAIIQASQEQIKEMSRGSEGRSWPFGESRRPFNLFHKRPAHSNRHGELREADSDDYPELRDLNIHVSYANISKGSMIAPNYNTEATKISVVVGGNGDVQIVCPHISRQQEEGRRGREEEEGRGRQEGREEEEEEEEEQQQRGQHYRRVESKVSCGTTFIVPAGHPSVSVSSRNENLEVLCFEINAKNNQRTWLAGRNNVLKQMDRVTKELAFDLPEREVDEVLNAPREEVFMAGPDERGRERERGEGRDGPLESILEFAGF, translated from the exons ATGACGATCAAACCAAGAGCCTtcgttccttttcttcttcttctttccatcctttTCGTCTCCGCCACCTTGACTTTCTCAGCCACTACTGAGGATCCCAAGCAGCGGTTGGAGCGGTGCAAGCAGGAGTGCCGGGAGAGCCGACAAGGTGAGCGACAAGAGAGACGGTGCGTCAGCCAGTGCGAGGAGCGctacgaaagagagaggagggagcaaGAGGAGCGGAAGGGGCAAGGCGAGGAGAGAGGTAGACGAGAGGAACCCGAGAAGCGGCTCGAGGAATGCCGGAGGGAGTGCCGGGAGCAAGCAGAGCGGAGGGAGCGGAGAGAGTGCGAAAAGCGGTGCGAGGAGGAGTATAAGGAGCATCGTGGAAGGAGCAAGGACAaagaggagggagagg ggaagggggagaagaggagagagagcgATCCTTACTTCTTCGATGAGGAGAGCTTCCTGCACCGGGTCAGGACCGAGCACGGCCATGTTAGGGTCCTCAGAAACTTCTTGGAGAAATCCAAGCTTTTGCTCGGAGTCGCCAACTATCGTGTTGCCATCCTCGAGACCAATCCAAACACCTTTGTGCTCCCCAGCCACTGGGACGCAGAGGCCCTTCTCTTCGTAGCCAGAG GACATGGACATATAACTCTCCAGTGTCAAGATAACAAGGCGACACACGAGCTTCGCCGGGGAGATATCATGAGGGTGCGTGCAGGAACCATCGTGTCTTTCGCGAACAGTGGCGTCGGGAACGAGAAGCTCGTTATAGTCATTCTCCTCCATCCCGTAGCCACTCCTGGCATGTTTGAG GCGTTCGTTGGTGCTGGTGGACAAAACCCCGAGTCATTCTACCGGAGCTTCAGCAAGCGAGTCTTAAGCGCTGCCTTCAAC ACACGAGAAGACAAGCTGGAGAGGCTCTTCCAAAAGCAGAATAAGGGAGCCATAATCCAGGCAAGCCAGGAGCAGATCAAGGAGATGAGCCGCGGCTCAGAGGGTCGGTCTTGGCCCTTCGGTGAATCGAGGAGGCCGTTCAATCTGTTCCACAAGCGCCCTGCCCACTCCAACCGCCACGGAGAGCTGAGGGAGGCCGATTCCGACGACTACCCGGAGCTCAGGGACCTCAACATCCATGTCTCCTACGCTAATATCAGCAAA GGATCCATGATAGCACCTAACTATAACACCGAGGCAACCAAGATTTCCGTTGTAGTAGGAGGCAACGGCGACGTTCAGATAGTGTGCCCACACATTTCTAGACAACAGGAGGAAGGTCGACGAGGccgggaggaagaggaaggacgAGGTAGGCAGGAAGGcagggaggaagaggaagaggaggaggaggagcaacAACAGCGTGGTCAGCACTACCGAAGAGTCGAATCCAAGGTATCATGTGGCACGACCTTCATCGTTCCTGCTGGCCACCCATCCGTCTCCGTCTCCTCGCGCAACGAGAATCTTGAGGTCCTGTGCTTCGAAATCAACGCCAAGAACAACCAAAGGACCTGGCTTGCAG GGAGGAACAACGTATTGAAGCAGATGGATAGGGTGACCAAGGAGCTGGCCTTTGATCTGCCGGAGAGGGAGGTGGACGAGGTCTTGAATGCCCCAAGGGAGGAGGTTTTCATGGCGGGCCCAGACGAACgcgggcgagagagagagaggggggaaggcCGCGATGGTCCACTGGAATCTATCCTGGAATTTGCCGGCTTCTGA
- the LOC105057605 gene encoding vicilin Cor a 11.0101, translated as MIARTRAQVLLPILLFSTLLIIPSFGIPIRKVEECLSKCKESFFYHQDRQLLEKCEQICFDKYDGSHGEGIEKKEGEQQRGEGQNRYCYGEENFEYWMKSELGHFKVLERFTERFKLLQGIGNFRLAILEANPRTFVLPSHMDAEELFYVMEGRGVLNVLEISGRNSYDIEQGQIFSFDAGSQAYLINKDDNKKLRIAMLLHPVSSPGRFKEFFDAGGRAPESFYRSFSTKVLEAAFNTTKDRLEKLFGQQRGETINATEEQIKALTEPPTAPGGWFIGPSKQCRRSGVSLTSRQNRVWYSNEHGELYKIYACDYSDLCDLGVEISFANISRGSMMAPHYNSMATLAALVVEGEGYFEMACPHIEQGGTHYQAVRSQVSPGSVFMIPAGHPVVAVASRDENLQVLFLGMNAKHNRVHFLAGGNNVLNHMERVAKELSFNAPARVVDEVFNAQKRAGFLPGPDEIHKEERGTRPWTAI; from the exons ATGATCGCGAGAACTAGAGCCCAAGTTCTCCTTCCTATCCTCCTCTTTTCAACTCTCCTCATCATCCCCTCCTTCGGAATACCTATTAGAAAGGTAGAAGAATGCTTGAGCAAGTGTAAAGAGAGCTTCTTTTACCACCAGGACAGGCAACTGCTGGAAAAGTGCGAGCAAATTTGCTTTGATAAGTACGACGGATCACATGGAGAAGGAATAGAGAAGAAGGAAGGGGAGCAACAGAGAGGAGAAGGCCAGAATCGATACTGCTATGGTGAGGAGAACTTTGAGTACTGGATGAAGAGCGAACTCGGCCATTTCAAGGTTCTCGAGAGGTTCACCGAAAGATTCAAACTGTTGCAAGGGATTGGGAATTTTCGGCTGGCAATCTTGGAGGCAAACCCGCGTACTTTTGTACTGCCAAGCCATATGGACGCAGAGGAACTCTTCTATGTAATGGAAG GGAGAGGAGTTCTAAATGTTCTTGAGATTTCGGGTCGTAATTCATATGATATAGAGCAAGGACAAATTTTTTCGTTTGATGCCGGATCTCAGGCGTATTTAATCAACAAAGACGATAACAAAAAGCTCCGCATTGCGATGCTGCTCCATCCCGTCTCCTCTCCTGGTCGCTTCAAG GAATTCTTCGATGCAGGGGGCAGGGCTCCAGAGAGCTTCTACAGAAGCTTCAGCACCAAAGTTCTTGAGGCTGCCTTCAAT ACCACAAAGGATAGGCTAGAGAAACTTTTTGGGCAGCAGAGGGGAGAGACCATAAATGCAACTGAAGAGCAGATCAAAGCACTGACGGAACCTCCCACTGCGCCTGGCGGCTGGTTTATTGGGCCATCGAAGCAATGCCGGAGATCAGGTGTCAGTCTGACGAGCAGACAAAATCGTGTCTGGTATTCCAATGAACACGGGGAGCTCTACAAAATCTATGCTTGCGACTACAGCGATCTTTGCGACCTGGGCGTAGAGATATCCTTTGCCAACATCAGTCGT GGATCAATGATGGCGCCTCATTACAACTCTATGGCCACCTTGGCGGCCTTAGTGGTAGAAGGTGAAGGCTATTTTGAGATGGCCTGTCCACACATTGAACAAGGTGGTACACATTATCAGGCGGTGAGATCACAAGTGTCCCCTGGCTCGGTGTTTATGATCCCTGCCGGTCACCCGGTGGTCGCCGTAGCCTCTAGGGATGAGAACCTCCAGGTGTTGTTCTTGGGAATGAATGCTAAGCATAATCGGGTCCACTTCCTTGCAG GGGGGAACAACGTACTAAACCATATGGAGAGAGTAGCAAAGGAGTTATCCTTCAATGCGCCAGCAAGAGTGGTGGACGAGGTCTTCAATGCACAGAAGAGAGCTGGGTTCTTGCCTGGCCCGGACGAAATCCACAAGGAGGAAAGGGGCACCCGCCCTTGGACTGCAATCTAA